The Candidatus Eremiobacterota bacterium genomic sequence CGCCCGGAGCGGAACGGGCGCTCGCGATGTCCGCCGCGCTGCACCGAGCGCTGTACGCGCTCTGCCGCGGTCAGGGTGCGGACATCGGTTTCGAGACGTCGCCGTCGGTGACGTTCGGCGAGTACCTGGCGATGATCGAAGGAAAGACCGCGGCGCTGTTCGCCGCGTCGTGCGAGCTCGGCGCGCTCGCGGCCGGCGCCGCGCCCGAACGCGCGGCGGCATACGGGCGCATGGGGCGCGCCTACGGGCTCGCGTTTCAAGTGCGCGACGACGTCCTCGGCACGTGGGGAACGCCGGCCGAGACCGGCAAACCGGCCGGCGCGGACATCAGGCGGCGGAAATGGTCGTTCCCGGTCGCGTGGGCGATGAGCGGATCGGCCTCGCCGGACCGCGACACCGTCGCGCAAGCGTACGCCTCGATCGGGGAGCTCGCCGGCGCGGACGCAGACGCCGTGATCGCCGCGCTCGAGCGGCTAGGCGCGCACGACGCCGCCGACGCAGCCTGCGACGCCTACATCGCCGACGCCGTCGCCACCGCCCAGGCCCACGACTTGGACCGCGAACGCCGCCTCGCGAACATCTTCTCCTCAACCGCCCGCCGCACGGCGTAGTACGTCGCGGAGCACGCCGGTTTTCCGAGAATGGTAACATCGGCGACACGCCGCAGTGCTCGGTCACCGTTAACCTCGCTAAGCGATGGTACACCGGAATCACCCGATCGGGTCCGCTTCAAACTCGTATTCGCCGACCGACGAGGAACGACGGCGAAGCTATGCTGCACTCCGGGCCACTGTTGCGGAAGTGGGTACCCTGCGCCCCGGTGCGGTCGAAACAGCGTCGTTTCTGCTCGATGAGGCGAAGACGAGCTTTGAGCGCGCTCGCTCTCTTTCGGGAACACTAGAGAACAAGGCAACGATGTTACTCGGTGTCGTGGCCGGCGCATCGGGAGCTTTAGGAGTCCTCGGCTTTGCTCGCG encodes the following:
- a CDS encoding polyprenyl synthetase family protein, whose translation is MTTAVSPDAFEAYLERAVERLDASSPVRSLVREHFAFGDPQAKRGKRLRPRILLAVAETEGARAEEAFAAAAAVELLHNFSLVHDDIEDGDELRRGRPALWARYGIPAAITAGDAMCALAFTMLLDGAPGTSHAAGAPGAERALAMSAALHRALYALCRGQGADIGFETSPSVTFGEYLAMIEGKTAALFAASCELGALAAGAAPERAAAYGRMGRAYGLAFQVRDDVLGTWGTPAETGKPAGADIRRRKWSFPVAWAMSGSASPDRDTVAQAYASIGELAGADADAVIAALERLGAHDAADAACDAYIADAVATAQAHDLDRERRLANIFSSTARRTA